In Chryseobacterium lactis, a single genomic region encodes these proteins:
- a CDS encoding PRTRC system ThiF family protein, with translation MRTPKKNIHFLDNYLLSPTNPIRVNVIGAGGTGSKFMTALMEINHSLLELDHPGLDVHLWDDDIITASNIGRQRFAESERNLYKSQAIINRLNRWAGTNWKAVTRKFERNADGKIPDYTGASIYISCTDTVASRIEINKILQKLSKDYSYHRDNAKYWLDLGNTKFSGQGILSTIGNIDQPTSKKFKTFAKLPSIIEEYGTAMQTSEEQDDTPSCSLAESLAKQDLFINSTIAHLGASLLWNLLKDGMTENRGFFLNLQNFKSQPITVGS, from the coding sequence ATGAGAACGCCAAAGAAAAATATACACTTCTTGGACAATTATCTATTAAGTCCAACAAATCCCATCCGTGTAAATGTAATCGGTGCAGGTGGTACGGGTTCAAAATTTATGACCGCACTTATGGAAATCAATCACAGTTTACTTGAACTTGACCACCCAGGACTGGACGTACACCTGTGGGATGATGATATTATTACAGCTTCCAATATCGGACGGCAAAGGTTCGCTGAATCGGAACGAAATCTTTATAAATCGCAAGCTATCATCAATAGGCTTAACAGATGGGCTGGTACAAATTGGAAAGCGGTAACAAGAAAATTCGAGCGTAATGCCGATGGAAAAATACCCGACTATACAGGCGCATCAATTTACATATCCTGTACAGATACGGTTGCATCAAGAATTGAAATAAATAAAATATTGCAGAAGTTAAGCAAAGATTATAGTTACCACAGGGACAACGCAAAGTATTGGCTAGACCTCGGCAATACCAAATTTTCAGGACAGGGCATACTTTCAACAATTGGAAACATAGATCAGCCGACCTCGAAAAAGTTCAAAACTTTCGCAAAGCTACCGTCTATTATTGAGGAGTATGGTACAGCTATGCAAACCTCGGAAGAGCAAGACGATACCCCAAGCTGTTCACTGGCGGAATCACTTGCAAAACAGGATCTTTTCATCAATAGCACTATTGCGCATTTAGGAGCATCTCTTTTATGGAACTTGCTAAAGGACGGTATGACAGAAAACCGTGGATTTTTCCTCAATCTGCAAAATTTTAAATCACAACCCATTACCGTCGGCAGTTGA
- a CDS encoding PRTRC system protein B, with translation MEDITNSFANYFEPTCALVFYQCKTGFNNTYVEYFDMENGVPINPHPLSVNEGKRLAKALQVDEENLNLLKSDGIVNNNLLSFDAKSSKIVWYTKAQFRELFFNKNLGIKSGKAHTPPMVWIADRETLKVFALSTSRKPTINTPLYNAPYFNVYVDGSVCMGTVDISTVETGSVDELMKLWENYFFNSYFSHLMSDHNPVKGNCVMMWENLIDNGKFFPTAMLVKTSKKLNDILL, from the coding sequence ATGGAAGATATAACCAACAGCTTCGCAAATTATTTCGAACCTACATGCGCATTGGTGTTTTATCAGTGTAAGACAGGTTTTAATAATACTTATGTCGAATATTTCGACATGGAAAATGGTGTCCCCATCAATCCGCATCCCCTATCTGTGAACGAAGGGAAAAGACTTGCGAAAGCTTTACAGGTGGATGAAGAAAATCTAAATTTGCTCAAATCAGATGGTATAGTGAATAACAACTTACTGTCCTTTGATGCCAAATCTTCAAAAATAGTCTGGTACACAAAAGCACAGTTTCGGGAACTGTTCTTTAATAAAAATCTTGGAATAAAGTCGGGAAAAGCGCATACCCCTCCAATGGTGTGGATTGCAGACAGGGAAACGCTGAAAGTTTTTGCACTTTCAACATCGAGGAAACCTACAATCAATACACCGCTTTACAACGCACCATATTTTAACGTCTATGTGGATGGCTCCGTTTGCATGGGGACTGTAGATATTTCCACTGTAGAAACTGGTTCTGTTGACGAACTGATGAAATTATGGGAGAACTACTTTTTCAATAGCTACTTTTCTCACCTTATGTCTGACCATAATCCTGTTAAGGGAAACTGCGTAATGATGTGGGAAAACCTGATCGATAACGGTAAATTTTTCCCTACTGCAATGCTTGTAAAAACATCAAAAAAACTTAATGACATTTTATTATGA
- a CDS encoding PRTRC system protein C: MLVATTLQRVFILKEKEHEIRLDDPEPKWNLQAVLNFYSNNYPSLTTAKISRPTIVEDIVEYRFETVIGTKG; encoded by the coding sequence ATGTTAGTAGCAACAACACTTCAGCGAGTTTTTATCCTCAAAGAAAAAGAACATGAAATCAGGCTCGATGATCCCGAGCCAAAATGGAATCTTCAGGCAGTACTGAATTTTTATTCTAACAACTACCCTTCCCTGACCACGGCAAAAATTTCACGTCCTACAATTGTGGAGGACATTGTTGAATATCGCTTTGAGACAGTTATCGGAACTAAAGGTTAA
- a CDS encoding PRTRC system protein E — METANFFRQIAQMDINSKLTLSITKATENRILVSILIENDSCADKAKNVIPPFNLKGSPEELDNGFFEHIKKPVQMADGLISNMQNFLMGLETAQANSAMEKQKSDKEKAKGRKYSEAILKADALAKVGKYKEAWTALPKVGDYPENKEDIRKKQDEYEKQFVPNLWSASEQKAEQVNEQEKVDQEEYNP, encoded by the coding sequence ATGGAAACAGCTAATTTTTTCAGACAGATTGCACAGATGGACATCAACAGCAAATTGACGCTATCTATTACCAAGGCAACAGAAAACAGGATACTCGTATCTATCTTGATCGAGAATGATAGTTGCGCAGATAAGGCGAAAAATGTCATTCCTCCTTTTAATCTGAAAGGAAGTCCCGAAGAACTCGATAACGGATTCTTTGAACACATCAAAAAACCCGTTCAGATGGCAGACGGACTCATTTCTAATATGCAAAATTTTCTAATGGGACTGGAAACGGCTCAGGCTAACTCTGCGATGGAAAAACAGAAATCAGATAAGGAAAAAGCAAAGGGCAGAAAGTATAGCGAAGCAATCCTAAAAGCTGATGCCCTTGCCAAAGTAGGAAAGTACAAAGAAGCATGGACGGCACTGCCGAAAGTTGGTGACTATCCCGAGAATAAAGAAGACATCAGAAAGAAACAGGATGAGTACGAAAAGCAATTTGTTCCCAATCTCTGGTCAGCTTCCGAGCAGAAAGCAGAGCAGGTAAATGAGCAGGAAAAGGTCGATCAAGAAGAATATAACCCTTAA
- a CDS encoding penicillin-binding protein — translation MTRSNLHITLSNGQQIICVADSTSAPEQGYIVEEVFTPLLNFNNYIKEMDFLKKHCTMDERRLNAMYRYYINLITKEIRMYEENYNYRADRFYKGEDLTERYTSYIETLNNQDSEESN, via the coding sequence ATGACACGTTCAAACTTACATATCACCTTGTCAAACGGACAGCAGATTATCTGTGTTGCCGATAGTACGAGCGCACCCGAACAGGGATATATCGTGGAGGAAGTATTCACCCCTCTTCTAAACTTCAATAACTACATCAAGGAAATGGACTTTCTCAAAAAGCACTGTACAATGGATGAAAGAAGGTTAAACGCCATGTATAGATATTATATCAATCTTATAACAAAAGAGATCAGAATGTACGAGGAAAATTACAACTATCGTGCTGACCGATTTTATAAAGGTGAAGATCTGACCGAGCGTTACACAAGCTACATAGAAACCCTAAATAACCAAGATAGTGAAGAATCAAATTGA
- a CDS encoding DUF932 domain-containing protein, whose translation MGHNLNFNNRTGRYSFFSVKEKAWHGLGQIVQEYPTSAEAIRHAGLDYEVEKSPLFTKGSGIVQISDGIVIQDTEIEVPNYFANIRTDNNTVLGVVGRDYHIVQNKDAFTFFDSIVGGGSGILYETAGALGQGERIFITAKLPNYIRIGKSDDVIEKYIFLTTSHDGSGSITAAFTPIRIVCQNTLNASLRNMSNVVRIKHTAGAKQRLSDAHKVMGLANTMTTQMDGIFNHWATIKIKDSEVKKLIQLALCPNTEAYNLLKKGAEDELSTMFKNTVDDAFAYAMMNDTQQLETTKGTLFGAYNAVTGYFQNVRNYKDNESKLQSIVLGGTAQLKSQKAFDLCTSFEKIGTDIFQLN comes from the coding sequence ATGGGACACAATCTAAATTTCAACAATAGAACAGGCAGATATTCATTTTTCAGCGTAAAAGAAAAGGCTTGGCACGGTCTGGGACAGATCGTTCAGGAATACCCGACAAGCGCCGAAGCAATCAGACACGCAGGATTGGACTACGAAGTAGAAAAAAGCCCTTTGTTCACCAAAGGATCAGGTATCGTGCAGATTTCGGACGGTATCGTAATTCAGGACACTGAAATCGAAGTACCTAACTATTTTGCCAATATCCGCACAGATAACAATACCGTACTTGGTGTTGTGGGTAGAGATTACCACATTGTACAGAATAAAGATGCCTTTACATTTTTTGATTCTATCGTAGGCGGTGGAAGCGGTATTCTGTACGAGACTGCAGGGGCGCTCGGGCAGGGCGAACGCATATTTATCACCGCCAAACTCCCAAATTATATCCGTATAGGCAAATCGGATGATGTGATTGAAAAATACATCTTCCTGACCACAAGCCATGACGGAAGCGGAAGCATTACAGCAGCCTTCACACCTATCCGAATCGTATGCCAAAACACCCTGAACGCATCCCTCCGCAATATGAGCAACGTGGTACGCATAAAACATACCGCAGGAGCAAAACAACGTCTGAGTGATGCCCACAAAGTAATGGGACTGGCAAACACCATGACCACGCAGATGGACGGCATTTTTAACCATTGGGCAACCATAAAAATCAAGGATAGCGAAGTTAAAAAACTGATACAGCTTGCCTTATGCCCAAATACGGAAGCTTATAACCTACTTAAAAAAGGGGCTGAGGACGAACTTTCGACCATGTTCAAAAATACCGTTGATGATGCCTTTGCATACGCCATGATGAACGATACACAACAACTGGAAACCACTAAAGGCACACTGTTCGGGGCTTACAATGCTGTAACTGGCTACTTTCAAAATGTCCGGAACTACAAAGACAATGAATCGAAGTTACAGAGCATCGTTCTCGGAGGTACTGCGCAACTGAAATCACAGAAAGCATTTGACCTATGCACATCTTTCGAGAAAATCGGAACAGACATTTTCCAACTGAATTAA
- a CDS encoding single-stranded DNA-binding protein, giving the protein MNISGRLTQDATVSKTTSGKEVVNFSVAVNDGYKNKQGEWVDNTAFIECAYWRSVKPVSWLKQGLYVELTGQISARAWNGKDGNPKAGLNFTTSNIKPAWGTASEKDSVQASKKQEPANTAKEDEKDDLPF; this is encoded by the coding sequence ATGAACATTTCAGGAAGGCTGACACAAGATGCAACGGTCAGCAAAACAACATCAGGTAAGGAAGTGGTAAACTTCAGTGTAGCTGTAAATGACGGCTACAAAAACAAACAGGGGGAATGGGTGGACAACACCGCATTTATTGAATGTGCCTACTGGCGAAGTGTAAAGCCAGTCTCATGGCTCAAACAGGGGCTATATGTCGAACTGACGGGACAGATCAGCGCAAGGGCGTGGAATGGAAAGGACGGCAACCCAAAAGCAGGGCTGAACTTCACAACCTCCAATATCAAACCCGCTTGGGGAACAGCATCGGAAAAAGATTCCGTGCAGGCTAGTAAAAAACAGGAACCTGCCAACACTGCAAAAGAGGACGAAAAAGACGACCTCCCATTCTAG
- a CDS encoding CHAT domain-containing protein, whose product MFYNTAKSIVSPTQIQYTVFSGGGANEYNDFHSVALKILREFPKDLLQLADPAGFYNWCFQTGRSQGINLYLLEPGLFTAERVVNSTFFNEYSGFFNIDLVKVFLIDSNIPNHKEIAQLVSDMTFGYYMMINDPGEENAAYYDENNFFADVHGLIKLIERDLAQINIVLQKDYGFHIESFNFQTNPNADELNPFHPTMYSHSNYFLLNQILANDWAKKHQWPEKEDMPMFNKKRATIQLGQAAVIDGLAQVVRIKEPAALIEPVYPAMIIIAPFHFPRFKKFRARPFETKRQKAVFKVSQTEQKLDYTFEIEEDTQKILGHKLIGQALGVLTNRLNMLDYAGYLHGQLTYSPIFRMPIVGKSLNMDLSHFQNAFTTRKHAIKKMETIGELMRKKMVVPELKEYLEERNGQIVFISDLPMEWLRLDRYPLCLTHDICRIPEFNFSSLINNYVHNQRLTFEVRPDILKQTLIVHCASEEDQDMHHYFGRIASMQKNLGFKSVFCKTVDEIEEAVSTLKPDLLIFDCHGDFDEKDLSSFLVIDGKNKVRLTGEDIVTRGISAPLVFISACSTMPNYGYVKFLSDAFMQAGAFAVTATFMPIMMHDAAALLLRILSNLKQQQDKAIFSNWLAFISHTLRSTLIFETVRKTRSKYDLDKQIDDDRVADILLRLMVFETRESALDELGEYLQGIIPEADVAFGNLNHEWLSYTTLGRADLIKFELWIDKHVKINNSDE is encoded by the coding sequence ATGTTTTATAATACTGCCAAGTCAATTGTTTCCCCTACACAGATACAGTACACAGTTTTCAGTGGAGGAGGTGCAAATGAGTACAACGATTTCCATAGCGTTGCACTGAAAATTTTAAGGGAATTTCCTAAAGATCTTCTGCAATTAGCAGATCCGGCAGGATTCTATAACTGGTGTTTTCAGACGGGGCGCAGTCAGGGAATAAATTTATACCTGCTCGAACCGGGATTGTTTACTGCTGAACGGGTAGTGAACAGTACTTTTTTCAATGAATACTCAGGATTTTTTAATATAGATCTGGTAAAAGTATTTTTAATCGATAGCAATATCCCCAACCATAAGGAGATTGCGCAGCTGGTTAGTGATATGACCTTTGGTTATTATATGATGATAAATGATCCTGGAGAAGAAAATGCTGCCTATTATGATGAAAATAATTTCTTTGCGGATGTACATGGTCTAATAAAGCTTATCGAAAGGGATTTAGCGCAGATAAACATCGTACTGCAGAAAGACTATGGTTTTCATATCGAGAGTTTTAATTTTCAAACCAACCCAAATGCCGACGAGTTAAACCCATTTCATCCAACAATGTACAGTCATTCCAATTATTTTCTGTTAAACCAGATATTAGCTAACGACTGGGCAAAAAAACATCAGTGGCCAGAAAAAGAGGATATGCCAATGTTCAATAAAAAGAGGGCGACCATTCAGCTGGGACAGGCAGCAGTCATTGATGGTCTGGCTCAAGTTGTGCGTATCAAGGAACCGGCGGCACTTATAGAACCTGTTTATCCAGCAATGATTATTATTGCACCTTTTCATTTTCCGCGATTCAAAAAGTTTAGAGCAAGACCGTTTGAAACCAAGAGACAGAAAGCAGTATTTAAGGTCTCGCAGACGGAACAAAAACTCGACTATACATTTGAAATTGAAGAAGACACACAAAAGATTTTGGGTCATAAGCTGATCGGGCAGGCGCTCGGTGTTCTAACAAATAGATTGAATATGCTCGATTATGCAGGTTACCTTCACGGGCAGCTAACGTATTCGCCAATTTTTAGGATGCCTATCGTGGGAAAATCTCTAAATATGGACCTGTCGCATTTCCAAAATGCATTTACAACAAGAAAACATGCGATTAAAAAAATGGAAACAATCGGGGAATTGATGCGAAAAAAGATGGTTGTGCCCGAATTGAAGGAATATCTGGAGGAAAGAAATGGTCAGATTGTTTTTATATCCGATCTGCCAATGGAGTGGCTACGTTTGGATCGATACCCTCTGTGCCTGACCCATGACATCTGCCGGATACCGGAATTTAATTTTAGTAGTCTTATCAATAACTATGTACATAACCAGCGGCTGACATTTGAAGTTCGTCCAGATATTCTTAAACAGACACTTATTGTGCACTGTGCGAGCGAAGAAGATCAGGATATGCACCACTACTTTGGCCGAATTGCATCGATGCAAAAGAACCTAGGGTTTAAAAGCGTTTTCTGCAAAACCGTTGATGAAATTGAGGAAGCGGTGAGTACTTTGAAGCCAGATCTATTGATTTTTGACTGTCACGGTGATTTTGACGAAAAAGATCTTTCAAGCTTCCTTGTTATCGACGGAAAGAACAAAGTAAGGTTAACGGGAGAGGACATAGTAACGCGAGGTATAAGCGCTCCATTGGTATTTATTTCTGCTTGCAGTACAATGCCGAATTATGGTTATGTGAAATTCTTATCAGACGCTTTTATGCAGGCAGGCGCATTTGCTGTGACAGCTACCTTTATGCCGATTATGATGCATGACGCTGCTGCACTTCTTTTACGGATCTTAAGTAATCTAAAGCAACAGCAAGATAAAGCGATCTTTTCTAACTGGCTGGCTTTTATATCGCATACGCTGAGAAGCACACTTATTTTTGAAACAGTAAGGAAAACCCGCTCAAAATATGATCTAGATAAGCAAATAGATGATGACAGGGTTGCGGACATACTTTTAAGGCTGATGGTTTTTGAGACGCGCGAATCTGCACTTGACGAGTTGGGAGAGTATCTGCAGGGAATTATTCCAGAAGCTGATGTAGCTTTCGGAAATTTAAATCATGAATGGTTGTCCTATACGACTTTAGGCCGGGCAGATCTCATCAAATTTGAACTTTGGATTGATAAACATGTAAAGATTAACAACTCAGATGAATAA
- the gwsS gene encoding grasp-with-spasm system SPASM domain peptide maturase: protein MNYFKLFPNIKIAKGRVNAVLHDIERGKIEFLPLDFTDLLSELDQGKTIHEVKQQYPEQEQSVIDANLDYMVRSEFGIYCSAELFSCFPPMSTEFQVPSEITNAIIELKLSSIYYLADYLSQLEDLGCFDISIVFYEQINEKCFLDIFSQIPQNRIKSIEIISMWHEEINDTFFMRLNPHCPQVCKMVFTSSPFDSVAPWDQTKNILFHRQFVTKEINNFSHCGKIDLKNFGINLPKFTEAVSYNSCLHKKIAIDIHGNIKNCPAMPTNFGHVKTTKLKDAALSQNFRAYWDMNKDKISICRDCEFRYVCTDCRAYTERNSFDKSELDNSKPLKCGYDPYRGVWEDWSTNPLKQNALVYYNLQALNGIIND from the coding sequence ATGAATTATTTTAAGTTATTTCCGAACATAAAGATTGCCAAAGGAAGGGTAAATGCTGTTCTTCATGATATTGAACGGGGGAAAATCGAATTTCTGCCCCTTGATTTTACTGATCTGTTATCGGAACTCGACCAGGGGAAAACAATTCATGAAGTAAAACAACAGTATCCTGAGCAGGAGCAATCTGTGATTGATGCTAACCTTGATTACATGGTAAGAAGTGAATTTGGTATTTATTGCTCAGCGGAATTATTTTCTTGCTTTCCGCCGATGTCCACAGAATTTCAGGTACCTTCAGAAATCACAAATGCGATAATCGAACTTAAATTAAGCTCTATATATTATTTGGCAGATTACTTGTCTCAATTGGAAGATTTAGGTTGCTTTGATATATCAATTGTCTTTTATGAACAGATCAATGAAAAGTGTTTTTTAGATATTTTCTCTCAGATCCCGCAAAATAGAATCAAATCCATTGAAATAATTTCAATGTGGCATGAAGAAATTAATGACACTTTCTTTATGCGGCTCAATCCACATTGTCCACAGGTCTGCAAAATGGTTTTTACCTCATCGCCATTTGATTCCGTTGCACCTTGGGATCAAACCAAAAATATTCTTTTTCATAGGCAATTTGTAACCAAAGAAATTAACAATTTTTCCCATTGTGGAAAGATAGATCTTAAAAACTTCGGTATTAATCTACCCAAGTTTACAGAAGCAGTCAGCTATAATTCCTGTCTTCATAAAAAAATTGCAATAGACATTCATGGTAATATCAAGAATTGCCCCGCTATGCCTACAAATTTTGGTCATGTAAAAACGACAAAGCTTAAAGATGCTGCATTATCCCAGAACTTTAGGGCTTATTGGGATATGAACAAGGACAAAATCAGTATTTGTCGGGATTGCGAATTTCGATATGTATGCACGGACTGCCGTGCTTATACTGAAAGAAATTCTTTTGACAAGAGTGAACTTGATAATTCTAAGCCCTTAAAGTGTGGTTATGATCCTTATCGTGGTGTATGGGAAGACTGGAGTACAAATCCCTTAAAACAAAATGCCCTAGTTTATTATAATTTACAGGCATTAAATGGGATAATTAATGATTGA
- the gwsG gene encoding grasp-with-spasm system ATP-grasp peptide maturase has translation MLLILSNQNDFTTNLVQDWLCHYGKSSVRVNNNLKNISFGLDGVKFTPENQDDSHAINMEQVSSCWFRKGQILGTNPDNDPITSNEHGVTKGYISHLLKEKKSIGDLVNDNTVNKLIVLEKAKIIGLHIPKTYIVQTKNDIKDLLETNNGKEFIVKMKTDTSMFQFDDCAAIIYTNVLKIDDLGELPEIFAPTLIQEKINKFFEIRTFYLDGNTWSMAIFSQQDDQTKDDYRRYNNQKPNRNTPFKIPVYLEQALCKLMDALNLRTGSIDWILAEDNNYYFLEVNPTGQFSNLSMTCNYPLEKIMAEKL, from the coding sequence ATGTTATTGATTTTATCTAATCAAAATGATTTTACAACCAATCTTGTACAAGATTGGTTGTGTCATTACGGGAAAAGTTCAGTACGTGTAAATAACAATCTTAAAAACATAAGTTTTGGATTAGACGGTGTAAAGTTTACTCCAGAAAATCAGGATGATTCGCACGCAATAAATATGGAACAAGTTTCTTCCTGTTGGTTCAGAAAAGGTCAGATTCTCGGAACAAATCCCGATAATGACCCTATCACCAGTAATGAGCATGGAGTGACAAAAGGTTACATTTCACACTTGTTAAAAGAGAAAAAAAGTATCGGGGACCTCGTGAATGATAATACAGTCAATAAACTGATCGTGTTGGAAAAGGCCAAAATTATTGGTCTGCATATTCCTAAAACCTATATTGTTCAGACAAAAAACGATATTAAGGATTTGTTGGAAACGAACAATGGCAAGGAATTCATTGTTAAGATGAAAACAGATACTTCAATGTTCCAGTTTGATGATTGTGCAGCCATCATTTACACAAATGTGCTGAAAATTGATGATTTAGGAGAACTACCGGAAATTTTTGCACCGACCCTGATTCAGGAAAAAATTAATAAATTCTTTGAAATACGGACGTTTTACCTTGATGGAAATACCTGGTCTATGGCCATTTTTTCACAGCAGGACGATCAAACAAAAGATGATTATAGACGATATAACAATCAAAAACCCAATAGAAACACACCATTCAAAATCCCTGTCTATTTAGAGCAGGCATTATGTAAATTAATGGACGCACTTAATTTGAGAACAGGTTCGATTGATTGGATATTGGCAGAAGACAATAATTACTATTTCCTGGAGGTGAATCCCACCGGACAATTTTCAAATCTGTCCATGACCTGTAATTATCCATTAGAAAAAATTATGGCAGAAAAATTATGA
- a CDS encoding GLPGLI family protein — MKLITIVSLLFIGILYGQNKRFYYEYNFSNDSANLENKAKELLALDASAEGTIFYSHRINQIDSLYNLRDAKGSPPKFLGYPYRDVLFHEVIISKKNEIPKLYYMGGPTKNYYEIKLEQKINWTILPDTKVFENFQVQKATAKINGRKWTVWFTKDIPINSGPYYFNGLPGLILIAEDERNSHSFQLSGIANIDNVDLDFIPMFQSRQLRSNNTKVTLTTAEFKKLLISNDGDFVNNVVPAGNSAEVVSSKFYDSSGNEISQADYVKNQRESRRKILKRNNNKLINDFKIGVTENPLKSRTKQ; from the coding sequence ATGAAATTAATAACCATCGTTTCTTTACTATTCATAGGGATTCTCTATGGGCAGAACAAACGGTTTTATTACGAATATAATTTTTCGAACGATTCAGCAAATCTGGAAAATAAGGCTAAAGAACTGCTGGCACTTGACGCCAGCGCAGAAGGTACAATCTTTTATAGTCACCGCATTAACCAGATAGATTCCCTGTATAATTTAAGGGATGCAAAAGGAAGTCCACCAAAATTCTTAGGTTATCCTTACAGAGATGTTTTATTTCATGAGGTTATCATTAGTAAAAAGAATGAAATCCCCAAGTTGTATTATATGGGAGGGCCAACAAAGAATTATTATGAAATAAAGCTGGAACAAAAAATCAACTGGACAATTCTACCCGACACAAAGGTATTTGAGAATTTTCAGGTGCAAAAGGCTACTGCAAAAATAAATGGTAGAAAATGGACAGTGTGGTTTACAAAAGACATTCCGATTAATTCTGGCCCTTACTATTTCAATGGTCTACCTGGGCTGATCTTAATTGCTGAGGATGAACGAAACTCTCATTCATTTCAGTTATCTGGGATTGCTAACATTGATAATGTTGATCTTGATTTCATACCTATGTTCCAGAGTAGGCAACTAAGATCCAATAATACAAAAGTTACTTTAACCACAGCAGAATTTAAGAAGCTACTGATCAGTAACGATGGTGATTTTGTCAATAATGTCGTACCAGCAGGTAATTCAGCTGAGGTGGTTTCTTCTAAATTCTATGACTCATCAGGTAATGAGATCTCCCAGGCTGATTATGTTAAAAATCAACGCGAATCCCGACGGAAGATATTAAAGAGAAATAACAATAAGCTTATAAATGATTTTAAAATAGGAGTAACCGAAAATCCTTTAAAGAGTAGGACTAAACAATAA
- a CDS encoding TlpA family protein disulfide reductase, protein MKKFIFILLFTVCNLLIAQNKQLRTFPDMEDKLDTHFPIENFKDANGKNFSPEYLKGKYTLINLWSTTCAPCLREIPLLNNFKSSLPDVNFIGITYDKKEKIDNFLLKNKFDFMQIPDAGKQLESYLTIQRFPMTLLINKEGIITDVIGHVTEEKLPGIREKLSGK, encoded by the coding sequence ATGAAAAAATTTATCTTTATACTATTATTCACAGTATGCAACCTGCTAATTGCTCAGAATAAACAACTTAGAACATTTCCAGATATGGAAGATAAACTGGACACCCATTTTCCGATTGAGAATTTTAAAGATGCAAATGGTAAAAATTTTAGTCCTGAGTATTTAAAAGGGAAATATACACTGATAAATTTGTGGTCAACAACCTGTGCACCCTGTCTTCGTGAAATACCACTGCTGAATAACTTTAAAAGTTCACTTCCAGATGTTAATTTCATTGGTATAACATACGATAAGAAAGAAAAAATAGATAATTTTCTTCTAAAGAATAAATTTGATTTTATGCAGATACCAGATGCGGGAAAGCAGCTCGAATCCTATCTAACGATCCAGCGCTTCCCAATGACTTTGCTTATAAACAAAGAAGGAATAATTACTGACGTTATTGGACATGTAACAGAAGAAAAACTTCCCGGTATCCGGGAAAAATTAAGTGGCAAATGA